One Dromiciops gliroides isolate mDroGli1 chromosome 3, mDroGli1.pri, whole genome shotgun sequence DNA segment encodes these proteins:
- the LOC122751732 gene encoding LOW QUALITY PROTEIN: olfactory receptor 2AJ1-like (The sequence of the model RefSeq protein was modified relative to this genomic sequence to represent the inferred CDS: inserted 1 base in 1 codon) yields MWAEKNETFARDFILLGLLHPNQYGFLFLTLIFIIFMVAIMGNTALILLIRLDIQLHTPMYFLLSHLSFMDILHISNIVPKMVINFISGRKSIPFAGCGFQIFLSLIFLGAECLLLTAMSYDRYVAICRPLHYPXLMNHRISVLMAAGCWLVGTINSTIHTTYVLHLPFCGTRAIDHFFCEIPAMLKLSCVDTSHYEGGIYVSAVFFLLIPFSIILASYGQILHTVLHIKSAEAQKKAFSTCSSHLAVVVMYYGPFIFTYMRPRSYHTPGQDKVLAILYTILTPMLNPIIYSLRNKDVLCALKKVLGKTLRHKN; encoded by the exons ATGTGGGCAGAAAAGAATGAGACTTTCGCTAGAGACTTCATCCTGTTAGGATTATTGCATCCAAACCAGTATGGATTTCTATTCTTAAcacttattttcatcatttttatggtgGCAATAATGGGGAACACAGCCTTGATTCTCCTTATCCGCCTTGACATTCAGCTCCACACTCCAATGTACTTCCTTCTCAGCCACCTCTCCTTCATGGATATCTTGCACATCTCCAACATCGTTCCCAAAATGGTCATTAACTTCATATCTGGCAGAAAGTCCATCCCATTTGCAGGTTGTGGATTCCAGATCTTCCTCTCCCTCATCTTTTTGGGTGCAGAATGTCTTCTTCTCACAGCCATGTCCTATGATCGCTATGTGGCCATCTGCAGGCCACTACATTATC TCCTCATGAACCATCGCATCAGTGTCCTCATGGCTGCTGGGTGCTGGCTTGTGGGAACCATCAACTCCACAATTCACACAACTTATGTACTGCACCTCCCCTTTTGTGGCACAAGGGCCATTGACCACTTTTTCTGTGAAATCCCAGCCATGTTGAAACTCTCCTGTGTTGACACATCACATTATGAAGGAGGAATCTATGTGAGTGCTGTGTTCTTCCTCTTAATTCCCTTTTCCATCATTCTTGCCTCTTATGGTCAGATTCTCCATACTGTGCTTCACATTAAATCTGCGGAGGCCCAGAAAAAAGCCTTCTCCACTTGTTCCTCCCATCTGGCTGTGGTTGTCATGTACTATGGGCCATTTATCTTTACATACATGAGGCCAAGATCCTATCATACTCCAGGTCAGGACAAGGTCTTGGCCATCTTATATACCATTCTCACTCCCATGCTCAACCCTATTATCTACAGCCTCAGAAATAAAGATGTCTTATGTGCCCTGAAGAAGGTTTTAGGAAAGACACTTAGACACAAAAATTAA